The following coding sequences lie in one Treponema sp. OMZ 790 genomic window:
- the pdxS gene encoding pyridoxal 5'-phosphate synthase lyase subunit PdxS: MEVFVDILDKLRGGVIMDVTNPEQAKIAENAGAVAVMALERIPADIRAAGGVSRMSDPKMIKEIIKAVKIPVMAKVRIGHFVEASILEAIGIDFIDESEVLSPADEVYHVDKNKFKVPFVCGARNLGEALRRIQEGAKMIRTKGEAGTGDVIQAVKHMRQIQSEMRQLTTLREDELYVAAKNFQVPYALVEYVHKHGKLPVPNFSAGGVATPADAALMVHLGADGVFVGSGIFKSGDPAKRAAAIVKAVKNYDNPAVLAEVSENLGSAMVGINEEEIKVIMSERGV, from the coding sequence ATGGAGGTTTTTGTGGATATTTTAGATAAACTGAGGGGCGGCGTCATTATGGACGTAACCAACCCCGAACAAGCAAAGATTGCAGAAAATGCGGGGGCTGTTGCAGTCATGGCCCTCGAAAGAATTCCGGCCGATATAAGGGCGGCAGGCGGAGTCTCAAGAATGAGCGATCCTAAGATGATTAAAGAAATCATAAAGGCTGTAAAAATTCCCGTTATGGCAAAGGTGAGAATCGGTCACTTTGTAGAAGCTTCAATTTTGGAAGCGATCGGTATAGATTTTATTGATGAGTCCGAAGTACTGTCCCCGGCAGACGAGGTTTATCATGTCGATAAAAATAAATTTAAGGTACCTTTTGTCTGCGGTGCCCGCAATTTGGGAGAAGCCTTGCGAAGAATTCAAGAAGGTGCAAAGATGATCCGCACAAAGGGTGAGGCCGGAACAGGCGATGTTATTCAGGCCGTAAAACACATGCGCCAAATTCAAAGCGAGATGAGACAGCTGACAACTTTAAGAGAAGATGAACTCTATGTTGCGGCTAAGAATTTCCAAGTTCCTTATGCTCTTGTAGAATACGTGCATAAGCACGGTAAGCTTCCTGTTCCTAACTTTTCGGCAGGCGGAGTTGCAACTCCTGCAGATGCGGCCTTGATGGTTCACCTCGGTGCTGACGGCGTTTTTGTCGGAAGCGGAATTTTTAAATCGGGCGATCCTGCAAAAAGAGCTGCTGCCATTGTAAAGGCCGTAAAGAATTACGACAATCCTGCTGTTTTGGCAGAAGTATCCGAAAACTTAGGCTCAGCCATGGTCGGAATCAACGAAGAAGAAATAAAAGTTATAATGAGCGAAAGAGGCGTTTAA
- a CDS encoding galactokinase family protein — protein MNFDADIKDFENLSENELKEKLKKLFNEVYGQTEDEIVLTASPLSLTLMGEELDYNGGIVLTVCSDKYLYTALRKNNSDKISLIDLVLQKRFDGSLNQEKNIADEVFSESSVFDIVLLSVKKINEAFGGVLGGFDIMVFDKIRLETSQSALPSFETGLCLDLLSAFKLKENFMDLIKLCLEAEHEVLNTKRGLSNQAALFSCKRNEFCFFNSNDLSVSTLPLNLGEYRIIVIGTPPNKESYRAQSNIRYMECEEGLHILQKKLDLDHLCEITEADYTYYQPSFLDKTILRRVKHCITENARTAKTVKALEKGDMDLLGKLLCESHISMRDDFELMSTEQNILFETAIIQSGCRGAKLIGNTEGCYVFALVKNEVLDEFYLEVHKRYFEKTGNSPKFFECKSSGGARIL, from the coding sequence ATGAATTTTGATGCGGATATTAAAGACTTCGAAAACTTAAGCGAAAATGAATTAAAAGAAAAACTTAAAAAACTTTTTAACGAGGTCTACGGACAAACTGAAGACGAAATTGTTTTAACGGCTTCTCCTTTAAGCCTCACTCTCATGGGAGAAGAACTGGACTATAACGGCGGGATCGTTTTAACAGTATGCTCCGATAAATATCTTTACACGGCGCTCCGCAAAAATAATTCCGATAAAATCTCATTGATTGATTTGGTTCTGCAAAAACGGTTTGACGGCAGTCTTAATCAAGAAAAGAATATTGCCGATGAAGTTTTTTCTGAAAGCTCCGTATTCGATATTGTTCTTTTAAGCGTAAAAAAAATCAATGAAGCCTTTGGAGGCGTTTTAGGCGGATTTGATATAATGGTTTTCGATAAAATACGCCTCGAAACAAGTCAGTCAGCTCTTCCAAGTTTTGAAACCGGGCTTTGCCTGGATCTTTTATCCGCATTTAAATTAAAAGAAAATTTTATGGATCTCATAAAATTATGTTTGGAGGCAGAGCATGAGGTTTTAAACACAAAGAGGGGGCTTTCAAATCAGGCAGCCTTGTTTTCCTGTAAGCGGAATGAGTTTTGCTTTTTTAACTCGAACGATTTATCGGTTTCAACCCTGCCTTTAAATTTGGGAGAATATAGAATCATAGTAATCGGTACGCCTCCGAATAAGGAGTCTTATAGAGCCCAATCCAATATCCGCTATATGGAGTGCGAAGAAGGCTTGCATATTCTACAAAAAAAATTAGATTTGGATCACTTGTGCGAAATAACGGAAGCCGATTATACCTACTATCAGCCGAGTTTTTTGGATAAAACAATTCTTAGACGGGTAAAACACTGCATTACCGAAAACGCAAGAACGGCTAAGACCGTAAAAGCTTTAGAAAAGGGAGACATGGATCTTTTAGGCAAACTTCTTTGCGAATCTCATATTTCGATGAGGGATGATTTTGAACTTATGAGTACCGAACAAAATATTCTTTTTGAAACCGCAATTATACAAAGCGGCTGCCGCGGAGCAAAACTTATCGGAAACACTGAAGGCTGTTATGTTTTTGCCTTAGTAAAAAATGAAGTTTTGGATGAATTTTATCTTGAGGTTCACAAAAGGTATTTTGAAAAAACAGGAAACAGTCCTAAGTTTTTTGAATGTAAGAGTTCCGGCGGAGCCCGCATTCTATAA
- a CDS encoding tRNA 2-thiocytidine biosynthesis TtcA family protein, producing the protein MANPKLFRTIDRAVFDYKMIEEGDRILLAASGGKDSTALAEYFSMRLKRPFPHFEVHAMHIATDVTPPFSPELIKMFESWNIPLTVKTVSVLGRLKPNEKMNCWWCSTQRRTELNKFAMESGFNKIALGHHLDDILETLLMNSLEKGILSTMPPVLKFEKYPVTMIRPLCLADLSMIIRHAEQAGYICSTCTCSFQENSARKTARSRLDRLTGGSYKLKINLFNSLKNILPEYLP; encoded by the coding sequence ATGGCAAATCCCAAACTTTTTAGAACAATCGACAGGGCTGTTTTTGATTATAAGATGATAGAAGAAGGAGACCGTATTTTGCTTGCTGCTTCAGGCGGAAAGGACTCTACGGCCTTGGCTGAATATTTTTCGATGCGCTTAAAGCGTCCGTTTCCGCATTTTGAAGTTCACGCTATGCACATTGCAACCGATGTAACGCCTCCGTTTTCTCCTGAACTTATAAAGATGTTTGAAAGTTGGAATATTCCCCTCACCGTAAAAACCGTTTCGGTTTTGGGAAGATTAAAACCCAACGAAAAGATGAATTGCTGGTGGTGTTCGACCCAAAGACGAACAGAGTTGAATAAATTTGCCATGGAGTCCGGCTTTAATAAGATAGCCTTGGGCCATCACTTGGATGACATTTTGGAAACCCTTTTGATGAATTCCTTGGAAAAGGGAATTTTGTCTACAATGCCCCCTGTCCTAAAATTCGAAAAATATCCGGTTACCATGATAAGGCCTCTCTGCCTTGCAGACCTTTCCATGATTATCCGCCATGCGGAGCAGGCCGGCTATATCTGCTCAACCTGTACCTGCAGCTTTCAAGAAAACTCCGCCCGCAAAACAGCCCGCTCAAGACTTGACAGGCTGACAGGCGGCTCTTACAAATTAAAAATAAACCTCTTTAATTCTCTAAAAAATATCTTACCCGAATATTTGCCGTAA
- a CDS encoding DUF1902 domain-containing protein — protein sequence MEYVIKINWDNEAGVWIATSDDVRGLVLESGSIDALMERVRYAVPELLQENNQLPHDQTTLHFCAEKSERMYA from the coding sequence ATGGAATATGTCATTAAAATAAACTGGGATAACGAAGCCGGAGTATGGATAGCAACAAGTGATGATGTGAGAGGGCTTGTGCTTGAAAGCGGTTCGATCGATGCCCTCATGGAGAGGGTACGATATGCCGTGCCTGAGCTCCTCCAAGAAAATAATCAGCTTCCCCATGATCAAACCACATTGCACTTTTGTGCCGAAAAATCCGAACGGATGTACGCGTAA
- a CDS encoding type II toxin-antitoxin system HicA family toxin — protein sequence MAQYEKIVREILRKNGCSFVRHGKGDHDIWYSPISDCRFTVDSKIKSRHTANAIMKQSGIDYKF from the coding sequence ATGGCTCAGTATGAAAAAATTGTGAGAGAAATCTTGCGTAAAAACGGATGCAGTTTTGTAAGACACGGCAAGGGTGACCATGACATTTGGTATAGTCCAATAAGCGATTGCCGTTTTACCGTTGACTCAAAAATAAAATCACGGCATACCGCTAATGCCATTATGAAGCAAAGCGGTATAGACTATAAGTTTTAA
- the arcA gene encoding arginine deiminase, translated as MAVINVTSEIGKLKKVLLHRPGKELLNLTPDTLDELLFDDIPFLKVAQKEHDAFADILAENGVEVVYLEDLAADALSQSTEIREKFIKQYIREADVYSEYHQEMLYDFFDAIKNPKELILKTMEGVNVKEIPLKNTHSLSHYVLDSGSMIINPMPNLYFTRDPFACIGNGVSLNKMYSVTRCRETIYGEYIFNHHPEYAGKVDKFYNRYDAPSIEGGDILNIGKEVLAIGLSQRTSANAIDSIANNIFYNSDSPIKTILAFQIPAIRAFMHLDTVFTQIDFDKFTIHPGILGPLRVFEITKGAKKGELNVKQIDSTLEKILEKYTGAGKIELIQCAGGDKIAAEREQWNDGSNTLCINPGTIVVYERNDVTNEILNKKGLKVLEMPCGELSRGRGGPRCMSMPLLREDIR; from the coding sequence ATGGCTGTCATAAATGTTACAAGCGAAATAGGAAAACTAAAGAAGGTGCTTTTGCACCGCCCCGGGAAAGAACTTTTAAACCTTACACCGGATACACTTGATGAACTTTTATTTGACGATATCCCCTTTTTAAAGGTTGCCCAAAAAGAGCACGATGCCTTTGCCGATATTCTTGCCGAAAACGGAGTTGAAGTTGTTTATCTTGAAGACTTGGCAGCTGATGCTCTTTCTCAAAGTACCGAAATACGTGAAAAATTTATAAAACAGTATATCCGAGAAGCTGATGTATATTCAGAATATCATCAAGAAATGTTGTATGATTTTTTTGATGCAATCAAGAATCCGAAAGAGCTTATCTTAAAAACAATGGAAGGAGTAAACGTAAAGGAAATACCTTTAAAAAACACGCACTCGCTTTCGCACTATGTGTTGGATTCGGGTTCTATGATAATAAACCCCATGCCTAACCTGTACTTTACACGCGACCCCTTTGCATGTATAGGAAACGGAGTCAGCTTAAACAAGATGTACTCCGTAACCCGATGCCGCGAAACCATTTACGGGGAATACATATTTAATCATCACCCCGAATATGCAGGCAAAGTAGATAAATTTTACAACCGCTATGACGCCCCCAGCATTGAAGGCGGAGACATATTGAATATCGGTAAAGAAGTTTTGGCTATAGGGCTTTCACAGAGGACATCGGCCAACGCCATAGATTCTATCGCAAATAATATTTTTTACAATTCTGATTCTCCAATAAAAACCATTCTCGCCTTTCAGATTCCTGCAATCAGGGCCTTTATGCACTTGGATACGGTATTTACTCAAATCGACTTCGATAAGTTTACCATTCACCCCGGAATTTTAGGCCCCCTAAGAGTCTTTGAAATTACAAAAGGAGCCAAGAAGGGAGAACTTAACGTAAAGCAGATTGATTCTACTTTAGAAAAAATTCTTGAAAAATACACCGGCGCCGGAAAGATTGAGCTCATCCAATGCGCCGGAGGAGATAAGATTGCAGCCGAACGCGAACAGTGGAACGACGGCTCAAACACCCTCTGCATAAACCCCGGTACAATAGTCGTTTACGAAAGAAACGATGTTACAAACGAAATCTTAAACAAGAAGGGCTTAAAAGTCCTCGAAATGCCCTGCGGCGAACTTTCCCGAGGCCGCGGCGGCCCCCGCTGCATGAGTATGCCCTTATTGAGAGAGGATATACGCTAG
- a CDS encoding low specificity L-threonine aldolase encodes MYFFINDYSEGCHPKILKTLTETNEEQTIGYGCDEYCAEAADLILKELDAPQSKVYFFSGGTQTNLTMIAASLRPHQGVIAADTGHINVHESGAIEACGHKVLTIESANGKITAEQAEALIRAHYDDPTAEHMVQPGMIYISNPTELGTIYSKKELHDLKFVSQKYSVSLYVDGARLGTALTADNNDLSLADMARYTDAFYIGGTKMGALFGEALIINNPALQKDFRYIQKQKGGLFAKGRLLGLQFKALFTDNLYFEIGKMMNETAKMIRKGFSDRGFSFFMESETNQSFPIIENSLLDKIEKEFKCEFWTKISENQTAVRFCTSWATTKEAVKKLFEYLDEINRKSPQG; translated from the coding sequence ATGTATTTTTTTATAAATGATTACAGCGAAGGCTGTCACCCAAAAATTCTTAAAACACTAACTGAAACAAATGAAGAACAAACTATCGGCTACGGCTGTGACGAATATTGCGCAGAAGCGGCAGACCTTATCTTAAAAGAACTCGATGCACCTCAAAGCAAGGTTTACTTTTTTTCGGGAGGAACTCAAACTAATTTAACAATGATAGCTGCTTCTCTCCGTCCTCATCAAGGGGTAATAGCAGCCGATACAGGCCATATAAATGTGCATGAATCGGGAGCCATAGAAGCCTGCGGACATAAGGTTCTCACCATTGAATCGGCAAACGGAAAAATAACGGCGGAGCAGGCTGAAGCCCTCATAAGAGCTCACTATGATGACCCCACAGCCGAGCATATGGTTCAGCCCGGGATGATTTATATTTCAAATCCTACCGAACTGGGTACCATTTATTCGAAAAAAGAATTGCACGATCTAAAATTTGTCTCACAAAAATATTCCGTATCTCTCTATGTTGACGGAGCCCGCCTCGGAACAGCCCTTACTGCGGACAATAACGATTTAAGTCTTGCGGACATGGCAAGGTATACGGATGCCTTTTATATAGGCGGAACAAAGATGGGCGCTCTTTTCGGTGAAGCTCTTATAATAAATAATCCGGCCCTTCAAAAAGACTTTAGATATATACAAAAACAAAAGGGCGGCCTTTTTGCAAAGGGCAGGCTTTTAGGCCTCCAGTTTAAAGCGCTTTTTACGGATAATCTTTATTTCGAAATCGGAAAAATGATGAACGAAACGGCAAAGATGATCCGTAAAGGATTTTCAGACCGAGGCTTTTCTTTTTTTATGGAAAGCGAAACAAATCAGAGCTTCCCCATAATCGAAAACAGTCTTTTAGATAAAATAGAAAAAGAATTCAAATGCGAATTTTGGACAAAAATTTCTGAAAACCAAACAGCGGTGCGCTTTTGTACCTCTTGGGCTACAACAAAAGAAGCCGTAAAAAAACTCTTTGAATACTTGGACGAAATAAATCGCAAAAGCCCCCAAGGATAG